Proteins from one Strix uralensis isolate ZFMK-TIS-50842 chromosome 14, bStrUra1, whole genome shotgun sequence genomic window:
- the PHYKPL gene encoding 5-phosphohydroxy-L-lysine phospho-lyase isoform X1 encodes MRPARRSRLETLELRRQLIGSSCKLFFSNDPVKIIKAKGQYMYDENGRQYLDCINNVAHVGHCHPDIVKAAHEQNQLLNTNSRYLHDNLVDYAERLSKTLPEKLCTFYFLNSGSEANDLALRLARQYTKHEDVIVLDHSANCFLSAYHGHLTSLIDISPYKFRNLEGQKEWVHVAPVPDTYRGLYREDHEDSVTAYANEVKNIIEQAHKRGRKIAAFFVESLPSVGGQIIPPAGYFQKVAEHVHKAGGVFIADEIQVGFGRVGKHFWAFQLQGEDFIPDIVTMGKPIGNGHPIACVATTKEIAEAFGATGVEYFNTFGGNPVSCAIGLAVLDVIEKEHLQAHATEVGNFLMKLFKEQKIKHPIIGDVRGSGLFIGVDLIKDQAERTPATAEAEHLVTRLKEEYILLSTDGPGRNVLKFKPPMCFSMEDAKFVVDTIDKLLTDMEKECLN; translated from the exons ATGAGGCCGGCGCGGCGCTCCCGGCTGGAGACCCTGGAGCTGCGGCGGCAGCTGATCGG CTCTTCTTGcaagctgtttttttctaatgatCCGGTGAAGATCATAAAGGCTAAAGGCCAGTATATGTATGATGAGAATGGAAGACAATACCTTGACTGCATAAACAATGTTGCTCATG TTGGACATTGTCACCCCGATATAGTAAAAGCAGCCCACGAGCAAAACCAATTGTTAAATACAAATTCTCGTTATCTTCATGACAACTTGGTTGATTATGCAGAGAGACTTTCAAAAACACTACCTGAGAAGTTATGcaccttttattttttgaattctGG ATCTGAAGCGAACGATCTTGCCCTGAGATTGGCACGACAGTATACAAAACATGAGGACGTTATCGTTTTAGACCA TTCTGCTAATTGTTTTTTAAGTGCTTACCATGGACATCTGACATCCTTGATTGACATAAGCCCATATAAATTCAGAAATCTAGAAGGACAAAAGGAATGGGTCCACGTG GCTCCTGTTCCAGACACATACAGAGGACTTTATAGAGAAGACCATGAAGATTCAGTAACAGCCTATGCtaatgaagtgaaaaatattattgAACAAGCACATAAGAGAGGCAGAAAG ATTGCTGCATTTTTTGTTGAATCTCTGCCGAGCGTGGGTGGTCAAATCATTCCACCAGCAGGCTATTTTCAGAAGGTTGCAGA GCATGTACACAAGGCAGGAGGTGTATTTATTGCTGACGAAATTCAAGTTGGCTTTGGCAGGGTTGGCAAGCACTTTTGGGCATTCCAGCTCCAGGGAGAAGATTTTATACCTGATATTGTCACTATGGGAAAACCAATAGGAAATGGGCACCCTATTGCCTGTGtagcaacaacaaaagaaattgcAGAAGCGTTTGGAGCCACAGGAGTAGAATATTTTAATACA TTTGGAGGAAACCCTGTTTCATGTGCGATTGGGTTAGCTGTGTTAGATGTGATTGAGAAGGAACACCTTCAGGCTCATGCCACAGAAGTAGGCAACTTCTTGATGAAGCTATTTAAGGAGCAGAAAATCAAGCATCCCATCATTGGTGATGTCAG gggTTCTGGCTTATTCATTGGAGTAGACTTAATCAAGGATCAAGCAGAAAGGACCCCAGCCACAGCAGAAGCAGAGCATCTAGTAACAAG ACTTAAGGAAGAATATATTCTACTGAGTACAGACGGGCCAGGAAGAAATGTGCTTAAATTCAAGCCCCCAATGTGCTTCAGTATGGAGGATGCAAAATTTGTTGTGGACACTATTGACAAACTACTAACAG ATATGGAAAAAGAATGTCTGAACTAA
- the PHYKPL gene encoding 5-phosphohydroxy-L-lysine phospho-lyase isoform X2 — MRPARRSRLETLELRRQLIGSSCKLFFSNDPVKIIKAKGQYMYDENGRQYLDCINNVAHVGHCHPDIVKAAHEQNQLLNTNSRYLHDNLVDYAERLSKTLPEKLCTFYFLNSGSEANDLALRLARQYTKHEDVIVLDHAYHGHLTSLIDISPYKFRNLEGQKEWVHVAPVPDTYRGLYREDHEDSVTAYANEVKNIIEQAHKRGRKIAAFFVESLPSVGGQIIPPAGYFQKVAEHVHKAGGVFIADEIQVGFGRVGKHFWAFQLQGEDFIPDIVTMGKPIGNGHPIACVATTKEIAEAFGATGVEYFNTFGGNPVSCAIGLAVLDVIEKEHLQAHATEVGNFLMKLFKEQKIKHPIIGDVRGSGLFIGVDLIKDQAERTPATAEAEHLVTRLKEEYILLSTDGPGRNVLKFKPPMCFSMEDAKFVVDTIDKLLTDMEKECLN; from the exons ATGAGGCCGGCGCGGCGCTCCCGGCTGGAGACCCTGGAGCTGCGGCGGCAGCTGATCGG CTCTTCTTGcaagctgtttttttctaatgatCCGGTGAAGATCATAAAGGCTAAAGGCCAGTATATGTATGATGAGAATGGAAGACAATACCTTGACTGCATAAACAATGTTGCTCATG TTGGACATTGTCACCCCGATATAGTAAAAGCAGCCCACGAGCAAAACCAATTGTTAAATACAAATTCTCGTTATCTTCATGACAACTTGGTTGATTATGCAGAGAGACTTTCAAAAACACTACCTGAGAAGTTATGcaccttttattttttgaattctGG ATCTGAAGCGAACGATCTTGCCCTGAGATTGGCACGACAGTATACAAAACATGAGGACGTTATCGTTTTAGACCA TGCTTACCATGGACATCTGACATCCTTGATTGACATAAGCCCATATAAATTCAGAAATCTAGAAGGACAAAAGGAATGGGTCCACGTG GCTCCTGTTCCAGACACATACAGAGGACTTTATAGAGAAGACCATGAAGATTCAGTAACAGCCTATGCtaatgaagtgaaaaatattattgAACAAGCACATAAGAGAGGCAGAAAG ATTGCTGCATTTTTTGTTGAATCTCTGCCGAGCGTGGGTGGTCAAATCATTCCACCAGCAGGCTATTTTCAGAAGGTTGCAGA GCATGTACACAAGGCAGGAGGTGTATTTATTGCTGACGAAATTCAAGTTGGCTTTGGCAGGGTTGGCAAGCACTTTTGGGCATTCCAGCTCCAGGGAGAAGATTTTATACCTGATATTGTCACTATGGGAAAACCAATAGGAAATGGGCACCCTATTGCCTGTGtagcaacaacaaaagaaattgcAGAAGCGTTTGGAGCCACAGGAGTAGAATATTTTAATACA TTTGGAGGAAACCCTGTTTCATGTGCGATTGGGTTAGCTGTGTTAGATGTGATTGAGAAGGAACACCTTCAGGCTCATGCCACAGAAGTAGGCAACTTCTTGATGAAGCTATTTAAGGAGCAGAAAATCAAGCATCCCATCATTGGTGATGTCAG gggTTCTGGCTTATTCATTGGAGTAGACTTAATCAAGGATCAAGCAGAAAGGACCCCAGCCACAGCAGAAGCAGAGCATCTAGTAACAAG ACTTAAGGAAGAATATATTCTACTGAGTACAGACGGGCCAGGAAGAAATGTGCTTAAATTCAAGCCCCCAATGTGCTTCAGTATGGAGGATGCAAAATTTGTTGTGGACACTATTGACAAACTACTAACAG ATATGGAAAAAGAATGTCTGAACTAA
- the HNRNPAB gene encoding heterogeneous nuclear ribonucleoprotein A/B isoform X1, whose protein sequence is MSEAEQQLAAAAGATQNGHEAAESAGEQQAETGGAPAAAGAAAAVATAGTAAAAAGAGPAAGTAGTAASQNGAEGDQINASKNEEDAGKMFVGGLSWDTSKKDLKDYFTKFGEVTDCTIKMDPNTGRSRGFGFILFKEPGSVEKVLEQKEHRLDGRLIDPKKAMAMKKDPVKKIFVGGLNPEATEEKIREYFGEFGEIEAIELPMDPKTNKRRGFVFITFKEEDPVKKVLEKKFHNVSGSKCEIKVAQPKEVYQQQQFSSGGGRGSYGGRGRGGRGGAQSQNWNQGYGNYWNQGYGNQGYGYQQGYGGYGGYDYSGYGYYGYGPGYDYSQGSANYGKTPRRGGHQNNYKPY, encoded by the exons ATGTCCGAAGCGGAGCAGCAGttggcggccgccgccggcgccACCCAGAACGGGCACGAAGCGGCCGAGAGCGCCGGAGAGCAGCAGGCCGAAACCGGcggggctccggcggcggcgggcgcagcgGCGGCGGTGGCGACGGCGGGaacagcggcggcggcggcgggagccggaCCGGCGGCGGGAACAGCGGGGACAGCCGCCAGCCAGAATGGAGCCGAAGGCGACCAGATCAACGCCAGCAAGAACGAGGAGGACGCGGG GAAGATGTTCGTTGGTGGCCTCAGCTGGGATACCAGCAAAAAAGACTTGAAAGATTACTTCACCAAATTTGGTGAGGTAACTGACTGTACGATAAAGATGGACCCCAACACAGGAAGATCCAGAGGCTTTGGATTTATTCTCTTCAAAGAACCTGGGAGTGTTGAAAAG GTTCTGGAACAGAAAGAACACAGGCTAGATGGACGACTAATTGACCCCAAGAAGGCCATGGCAATGAAAAAGGAtccagtgaagaaaatatttgttggtGGACTAAACCCAGAAGCCACAGAAGAGAAAATCAGGGAATACTTCGGAGAGTTTGGGGAG ATTGAAGCAATCGAACTTCCAATGGATCCGAAGACCAACAAAAGGAGGGGGTTTGTGTTCATCACTTTCAAGGAAGAAGATCCGGTGAAGAAGGTTTTGGAGAAGAAATTCCACAACGTCAGTGGAAGCAAG tgcgAGATTAAGGTAGCACAGCCAAAAGAAGTATACCAGCAGCAACAGTTCAGTAGTGGTGGAGGAAGAGGTAGCTatggaggaagaggcagaggtGGAAGAGGCGGCG CTCAAAGTCAAAATTGGAATCAAGGTTATGGCAATTACTGGAACCAGGGTTATGGGAATCAAGGATACGGCTATCAGCAAGGTTATGGTGGCTATGGAGGCTATGATTATTCAGGATATGGGTATTATGGATATGGACCAGGCTATGATTACA GTCAAGGCAGTGCAAATTATGGGAAGACACCAAGACGTGGTGGTCATCAGAATAACTACAAGCCATATTGA
- the HNRNPAB gene encoding heterogeneous nuclear ribonucleoprotein A/B isoform X2, translating to MSEAEQQLAAAAGATQNGHEAAESAGEQQAETGGAPAAAGAAAAVATAGTAAAAAGAGPAAGTAGTAASQNGAEGDQINASKNEEDAGKMFVGGLSWDTSKKDLKDYFTKFGEVTDCTIKMDPNTGRSRGFGFILFKEPGSVEKVLEQKEHRLDGRLIDPKKAMAMKKDPVKKIFVGGLNPEATEEKIREYFGEFGEIEAIELPMDPKTNKRRGFVFITFKEEDPVKKVLEKKFHNVSGSKCEIKVAQPKEVYQQQQFSSGGGRGSYGGRGRGGRGGGQGSANYGKTPRRGGHQNNYKPY from the exons ATGTCCGAAGCGGAGCAGCAGttggcggccgccgccggcgccACCCAGAACGGGCACGAAGCGGCCGAGAGCGCCGGAGAGCAGCAGGCCGAAACCGGcggggctccggcggcggcgggcgcagcgGCGGCGGTGGCGACGGCGGGaacagcggcggcggcggcgggagccggaCCGGCGGCGGGAACAGCGGGGACAGCCGCCAGCCAGAATGGAGCCGAAGGCGACCAGATCAACGCCAGCAAGAACGAGGAGGACGCGGG GAAGATGTTCGTTGGTGGCCTCAGCTGGGATACCAGCAAAAAAGACTTGAAAGATTACTTCACCAAATTTGGTGAGGTAACTGACTGTACGATAAAGATGGACCCCAACACAGGAAGATCCAGAGGCTTTGGATTTATTCTCTTCAAAGAACCTGGGAGTGTTGAAAAG GTTCTGGAACAGAAAGAACACAGGCTAGATGGACGACTAATTGACCCCAAGAAGGCCATGGCAATGAAAAAGGAtccagtgaagaaaatatttgttggtGGACTAAACCCAGAAGCCACAGAAGAGAAAATCAGGGAATACTTCGGAGAGTTTGGGGAG ATTGAAGCAATCGAACTTCCAATGGATCCGAAGACCAACAAAAGGAGGGGGTTTGTGTTCATCACTTTCAAGGAAGAAGATCCGGTGAAGAAGGTTTTGGAGAAGAAATTCCACAACGTCAGTGGAAGCAAG tgcgAGATTAAGGTAGCACAGCCAAAAGAAGTATACCAGCAGCAACAGTTCAGTAGTGGTGGAGGAAGAGGTAGCTatggaggaagaggcagaggtGGAAGAGGCGGCG GTCAAGGCAGTGCAAATTATGGGAAGACACCAAGACGTGGTGGTCATCAGAATAACTACAAGCCATATTGA